ACGGCGTGCAGCTCGCGTCCCTTGTCACCGAGGAAGTGGACGCCGCTCACCCCCGTACAGAGCTCGAAGCGCAGTGCCGGGTCGTCGCGCAGGGTCCTGGCGACGGTGGGCAGGTGCTCGCGGGCGATGTGGAAGGTGAGCTCGTCGCGGTCGACGACCGTCTTCTCGATGGCGTTGTCGGGAAGCAGACCCTGTTCCTCCAGGGCCCCTTCGAGCTCGTCGGCCACCTCGTCGAACCAGCCGCCGTACGGGCGCGAGGTGGCGCCCGGCAGGGCGACGGTACGGACGAGGCCGCCGTAGCCGGAGGTGTCGCCGCCGTTGTCGGCGCCGAACATTCCCTTGCGTACGCCGATGACCTCGCCGTGCTCGTCGCGCGGGGCGGGGACGCCGTTGCCGTTCTGCTCCTGGTCGCTCATCGCAGAAGCCCCTTCATCTCGATCAGGGGCAGTGCGTTGAGCGCCGCTTCCTCCGCCTCACGGGCGGCCTCCTCGGCGTTGACCCCGAGCTTGGAGCCCTGGATCTTCTGGTGGAGCTTGAGGATCGCGTCCATCAGCATCTCGGGCCGCGGCGGGCAGCCCGGCAAATAGATATCAACCGGGACAATATGATCAACACCCTGAACAATGGCGTAATTGTTGAACATTCCGCCCGATGACGCGCAAACGCCCATGGAGATGACCCACTTGGGGTTCGGCATCTGGTCGTAGACCTGCCGCAGGACGGGCGCCATCTTCTGGCTCACCCGCCCCGCCACGATCATCAGGTCCGCCTGGCGCGGCGATCCGCGGAAGACCTCCATGCCGAACCGGGCCAGGTCATAGCGCCCGGCCCCGGTCGTCATCATCTCGATGGCGCAGCAGGCGAGTCCGAACGTGGCCGGGAAGACGGAGGACTTCCGTACCCAGCCGGCGGCCTGCTCGACAGTGGTCAGCACGAAGCCGCTGGGCAGCTTCTCTTCGAGTCCCATATGTGCCCCTCAGCCCCTCAGTCCCATTCCAGGCCGCCGCGACGCCATACATACGCATAGGCGACGAAGACGGTGAGCACGAAGAGCAGCATCTCGACGAGCCCGAAGATCCCGAGGGCGTCGAAGGTGACCGCCCAGGGATAGAGGAAGACGATCTCGATGTCGAAGACGATGAAGAGCATCGCCGTCAGGTAGTACTTGATGGGAAAACGGCCACCTCCGGCTGGAGTCGGGGTGGGTTCAATACCGCACTCGTACGCTTCGAGCTTCGCCCGGTTGTACCGCTTGGGGCCGATAAGCGTGGCACTGACCACGGAGAAGATCGCAAACCCCGCCCCGAGGGCACCGAGCACGAGGATGGGCGCGTAGGCATTCACGCTCCTCGCTCCTTCCAGTCGTCCTTGACCGTTGGACCGCATCGGGCGACCTGGCTCGCCACCTCACCAAGATCGTGCACATGTGAGGCAGTTCACAAGCCCGACTGCCCCGCATCCTATGCCTGCCGTCCTGTGATCTGCGACACGGGGTACGACAACGCCTTTGTGATCTCCACCACCTGACGAACGATCATGAAGTCGGATGAGCGGTGATCTTCATACGCGAAGCGGCCGAGTGATCACGAGACGTGACATCCACTGCCGTTACCGCTGGTCAAAGGGGTGTCGCCCTATCAAGCCGCAGCAGCATGCGCCAAATTGGCGATGGACTCGATCGGGTGATAAAGGGATCTGCCCCACTCTGCGATCAGGGCGGGTCACTCGCACGGGAGGCCGCTCGGGACGAAGTGGATGCATCTCGACATCCACCCCTTACAGGGCGAATCGGTCGCGATGTGCCGTCAGTTCCCGGCCGGCGGGAGGCCCCGCGCGCCGGGCCCTCGTATGCCCATCACACCGAGAGCATGCTGTGACCTGCGTCACTCCACAAAGGCCGCCACACAAGCGGGCTTGGCCAACCGTGTGAACGGATGGTAAGTGACGGGCAATTCGGGCGTATTGCCGAAAGCCCGTGATCACAGCCGTGTTGACGCATGCCCGATTTGCCCGTTACGGCGTCAATAAGGGCTCCCAGAAAGCGGATTCACAGGTTCCGGACGTAACTGTGTCGCAACACACGTTTCTTGATGGGACCCCTGAGGCCCTGATAGCGCTAGTACCCATGTCCCACACCGCTCTCATACCCAGCCACCGGAAGCCCCGCCGAAACGCCTCGAAGACGGCGCTGCGGGCCGGAGTTGCCGGTGGCGTCCTCAGCACCATCGCGGTCGCAGGCGCTGCCGGTCCGGCCCAGGCCGCCGAGCCGGTGACCCAGACCATCGAGATGCCCACCATCACGGCCGGGCTCTCCACCACCGTCGCGGCGTCCGCCGAGGCCACGCAGCAGGTCGCCCTGGACCTGGAGACGCAGGCGCACGAGGAAGCGGCGGCCACCACCGCCGCCAAGGCCGCCAAGAAGGCCAAGGCCGAGGCGGTCCGCAAGGCCGAGGCCAAGAAGAAGGCCGAAGCCAAGGCGAAGGCCGAAGCGCAGGCCAAGGCGGAGGCCGCCGAGCGCGCCTCCCGCTCCGCCGCGCGCACGACGCTGAGCGCCTCCACCGGCTCCGGCTCCTCCTCCTCGGGCTCCTCGTCGTCCGCCACGACGTCGTACAGCTCCACCGCCACGGGCTCCGCCGCCTCCGTCGTCGCGTTCGCGCAGGCGCAGGTCGGCGACGCGTACGTGTCCGGCGGCACCGGCCCCAACTCCTGGGACTGCTCCGGCCTCGTCCAGGCCGCGTTCCGCACGGTGGGCGTCGACCTGCCGCGCGTCTCGCAGAGCCAGTCGACCGCGGGCACCCAGGTCTCGCTGAGCAACCTCCAGCCGGGCGACATCCTGTACTGGGGCGGCGCGGGCAGCGCGTACCACGTCGGTATCTACGTGGGCGGCGGCCAGTTCGTCGGCGCGCAGAACTCCTCCACCGGTGTGGTGCAGAAGTCCCTGGACTACGACCCGCCGTCGGGCGCGGTCCGCGTCCTCTGAGTTCACGGATTCACAAGCGCCTCGGCGCACATCGAAGGGCCGTCGCTCCCCCGCTCGGGAGCTGCGGTCCTTCGTCGTTTCCGGCCGGTTCGCGACGTCACCCCCGGCGGCCACGGGTGAGGTCGCGAACCTGCCGGACTCCGTCCGCCG
This genomic interval from Streptomyces sp. NBC_00464 contains the following:
- a CDS encoding NuoB/complex I 20 kDa subunit family protein produces the protein MGLEEKLPSGFVLTTVEQAAGWVRKSSVFPATFGLACCAIEMMTTGAGRYDLARFGMEVFRGSPRQADLMIVAGRVSQKMAPVLRQVYDQMPNPKWVISMGVCASSGGMFNNYAIVQGVDHIVPVDIYLPGCPPRPEMLMDAILKLHQKIQGSKLGVNAEEAAREAEEAALNALPLIEMKGLLR
- a CDS encoding NADH-quinone oxidoreductase subunit C, producing the protein MSDQEQNGNGVPAPRDEHGEVIGVRKGMFGADNGGDTSGYGGLVRTVALPGATSRPYGGWFDEVADELEGALEEQGLLPDNAIEKTVVDRDELTFHIAREHLPTVARTLRDDPALRFELCTGVSGVHFLGDKGRELHAVYHLRSLTHGRLIRLEVSAPDSDPHIPSLVAVYPTNDWHERETYDFFGLIFDGHPALTRIMMPDDWQGFPQRKDYPLGGIAVEYKGAQIPAPDQRRSYS
- a CDS encoding NADH-quinone oxidoreductase subunit A, with amino-acid sequence MNAYAPILVLGALGAGFAIFSVVSATLIGPKRYNRAKLEAYECGIEPTPTPAGGGRFPIKYYLTAMLFIVFDIEIVFLYPWAVTFDALGIFGLVEMLLFVLTVFVAYAYVWRRGGLEWD
- a CDS encoding C40 family peptidase, with translation MSHTALIPSHRKPRRNASKTALRAGVAGGVLSTIAVAGAAGPAQAAEPVTQTIEMPTITAGLSTTVAASAEATQQVALDLETQAHEEAAATTAAKAAKKAKAEAVRKAEAKKKAEAKAKAEAQAKAEAAERASRSAARTTLSASTGSGSSSSGSSSSATTSYSSTATGSAASVVAFAQAQVGDAYVSGGTGPNSWDCSGLVQAAFRTVGVDLPRVSQSQSTAGTQVSLSNLQPGDILYWGGAGSAYHVGIYVGGGQFVGAQNSSTGVVQKSLDYDPPSGAVRVL